TGTTGTTCTGCCTGGGGAAAGGATACATGTTCGCCCAGAGGTGGGACTACTATTTCGGCAATAATAACACCGCCATATTGCGCGGAGTATACGGCGACAACCCCTTCCCAAGCTCGAAAAGGATCGGAGATTATCTGCGCAACCGGTCTCATCCCGGCGATAAGCTGGCCATACTTGGCTCTGAGCCGCAGATATTCCTGTACTCGCGCTGCCGAAACGCCACCCGGCATGCCTTTATAACTCACCTGGTAAATCCGAGAAATCCCTACGCCGCCGACTGGCGGAAGGAATATATAACGGATGTCGAAAAAGCGGCGCCGCACTATATCGTTTACGTGGCACACCCGGCTTCCTGGTGCTGCGAAGGGAATTCCTGCGCGGAAATGGATATCTGGGCGGATAAATATCTGCGTGAGTCCTATGAGCTGGTCGCCTATTCCGACATAATCCTGGGAGAGCCTGAGCCGCACCTTGTCTGGGATGACGAGGCCAGAACATATCACCCCAAGGGGCAATGTTCGGTAAGGATCTTCGAACGCAAAGATAAGGTGTAAAAAAAGACGCAATACCGCTGTTTTATGCGGCTTTGGCCGCGCGCCTGAAATTTAATTTTGAAAGTTCGCCGATCAGCATCGCCGAGACTATCAGAAAGCCGCCGGCGGCTTTCACGGCTATAAATCTCTCTCCTCCCCAGGTCCAGGCGAAAATGGCTGCAAACACCGGTTCAAGCGTGAAGATAAGCCCCACTTTGAACGGCTCGGATTCCTTCTGGGCCAGCATCTGTATGTAGAACGCGATAAGCGTGGGGAATACCGCCAGGAAGATGATAACGCCCCAGCCTTTCAAACCCGCCACTCCCATAGGGCAGCCCGCGGCGCCGGCCAGGATAAATGAAATGACCGCCACCATCCAGAACTGGTGGAAGGCGAGCATTACGGGGTCGGCTTCGGCTTTTACATACCGGTCGGTGATTATAAGGTGTGCCGCGTAAGCGGCCGCGGCTGCGAGCGCCAGCGCGTCGCCCCTGTTCAATCCGCTGATGCCGCCGGTCAAAAGCCACATACCGGCGACGGCCAGGATCGCGGAGACCCATTGCAGCCGGGAGAGTTCCTTGCGCCGGAAAATGAACATGAACGCCGGGATAAATATTATGAACAGCCCGGTTATAAATCCCGAATTCGAGGCGGTGGTATATAAAAGTCCCGTAGTCTGGCTCAGGTAAAG
This region of Elusimicrobiota bacterium genomic DNA includes:
- a CDS encoding EamA family transporter, with product MEKRSGGKKLLTDIGLFYCAAIWGSTFIVVKSALNSVNPVVMVGIRFFISALLLLPWVLKRKNKTAMMKEGFVLACVLACLYLSQTTGLLYTTASNSGFITGLFIIFIPAFMFIFRRKELSRLQWVSAILAVAGMWLLTGGISGLNRGDALALAAAAAYAAHLIITDRYVKAEADPVMLAFHQFWMVAVISFILAGAAGCPMGVAGLKGWGVIIFLAVFPTLIAFYIQMLAQKESEPFKVGLIFTLEPVFAAIFAWTWGGERFIAVKAAGGFLIVSAMLIGELSKLNFRRAAKAA